One window of Athalia rosae chromosome 4, iyAthRosa1.1, whole genome shotgun sequence genomic DNA carries:
- the LOC105688768 gene encoding receptor-type guanylate cyclase Gyc76C-like isoform X3, giving the protein MLRTEITLLWERLVPAHTGHQKYDSHLCFPRESTIAGRHDEFNAKSEIVGQWRIYEPEHFKNLRNCLDPKDFLQRGRSLLVVAATSPTQGYEEFTKKVSEYNKKEPFKFGIPLLFERFEKYVSIHAAYLYDSVKLYAQALDQLVRDHPELTVEEIASNGTQIIETIIKNHTYESVSGATIKLDENGDSEGNFSVLALQKLPMQRDNFTCDYQMIPVGQFQQGETLVYRPVKSMDWPGKNKPEAEPGCGFRNEHCPKVDTHSRSIVAAGVLAALLFCASVIALSIYRRWKIEQEIEGLLWKIDPAEIHGYPHLDNMMSSPSKLSLVSAISYESRCGGQVFAQTGHYHGVVVRIKELKFSKKKDTPRDVMKEMRVLREIRHGNLNSFIGACVEPMRILLITDYCAKGSLYDIIENEDIKLDDMFIASLVHDLIKGMLYIHESSVLVCHGNLKSSNCVVTSRWVLQVSDFGLHDMRHCAESDSIGEHQYYRSLFWKAPELLRNPNAPIRGTQEGDIYSFAIILFEIIGRKGPFGGVHLEPKDIIDRVKRYPGDDEPPFRPNIDILSDSEADCADYIVSTITDCWAESPELRPDFKMIRTRLKKMKAGRHRNIMDQMMDMMEKYANNLEDLVSERTRLLFEEKQKTEDLLHRMLPEPVANCLTNGIGVEPEAFDLVTIYFSDIVGFTAMSAESTPFQVVNFLNDLYTLFDRIIKGYDVYKVETIGDAYMVVSGLPLKNGNRHAGEIASMSLDLLNAVKNHTIAHRPNETLKLRIGIHTGPVVAGVVGLTMPRYCLFGDTVNTASRMESNGEPLRIHISAQCKEALDKVGGYIVEDRGLVHMKGKGEVKTYWLTGATEKAIQKREVDLGELPPLFCRPRRSPKLNPDSRQASLLAGLGGGSRRQSSVPRPGNADDSSSQCGGSSPVPRSVTRKLERAPLYLVDSVSKTTLDNYGMLADETEKRAANVKLALDDMFVDAKPKFRKNARVLSTIASSSTSDYPSPSNLIRESRSLDPFPTELQANIRKLESPRLGIRERKNKSFRSLENCDKCSTTGDSKSGSRTKDVTGKVLNNNYPNGNVIIVPGAADNNVTSADVDTPLLTGDGSCVGEMVPVKRWRSLDQVVSTLSTTGDVPDKKSSARNSIRSWLVNLFNGNGLRNSDVSLRRGVITGYEIQSERESIV; this is encoded by the exons ATGCTGCGAACAGAGATTACCTTGCTGTGGGAACGACTGGTTCCAGCTCATACAGGACACCAAAAATATGACTCGCA TTTATGTTTTCCTCGGGAGTCCACAATCGCTGGTAGACATGATGAATTCAATGCAAAGTCAGAGATTGTTGGACAATGGAGAATATATG AACCGGAACATTTTAAAAACTTGCGAAATTGTTTGGATCCaaaagattttcttcaaagaggTAGATCGTTGTTGGTTGTTGCGGCTACTTCTCCTACTCAGGGTTACGAAGAATTTACCAAAAAAGTTAGCgagtataataaaaaagaaccatTCAAATTCGGGATTCCATTGCTCTTCGAAAGGTTCGAAAAG TACGTTTCAATCCACGCTGCGTATCTGTACGATTCGGTAAAATTATACGCTCAAGCTTTGGATCAACTCGTGAGAGACCACCCAGAACTCACCGTCGAAGAAATCGCTAGTAACGGGACTCAGATTATCGAAACCATCATAAAGAATCACACCTACGAAA GTGTGAGCGGAGCAACGATAAAGTTGGATGAGAACGGTGATTCGGAAGGGAATTTCTCCGTACTCGCACTGCAAAAATTACCGATGCAACGCGACAATTTCACATGCGATTACCAAATGATACCGGTCGGTCAATTCCAACAGGGTGAAACTCTA GTGTACAGACCGGTAAAATCGATGGATTGGcctggaaaaaataaaccggaAGCGGAACCCGGTTGTGGTTTTCGAAACGAGCACTGCCCCAAAGTTGATACACATTCTAGAAGTATAGTAGCGGCTGGAGTATTGGCCGCGCTATTATTTTGCGCTTCCGTAATCGCGCTCAGTATATATCGGAGGTGGAAAATTGAGCAAGAAATTGAGGGTCTGCTTTGGAAAATAGATCCGGCCGAAATTCACGGATATCCTCACCTGGACAACATGATGTCGTCCCCGAGCAAA TTAAGTTTAGTTAGTGCCATATCATACGAATCCAGGTGTGGAGGGCAGGTCTTCGCTCAAACCGGTCACTACCATGGGGTTGTCGTCAGAATaaaggaattgaaattttcaaagaaaaaagacaccCCGAGAGACGTGATGAAAGAGATGCGGGTGCTCAGGGAAATCAGACACGGAAATCTCAACTCTTTTATAGGAGCCTGCGTAGAACCAATGCGAATACTACTGATCACCGATTACTGTGCCAAAGGAAGTCTCTAC GACATCATCGAAAACGAAGACATTAAGTTAGACGATATGTTCATTGCGTCACTTGTTCATGATCTCATCAAG GGCATGCTGTACATTCACGAGTCATCCGTACTAGTCTGCCACGGTAATTTGAAGTCTTCAAACTGCGTTGTCACATCGCGATGGGTGCTTCAAGTATCGGACTTTGGTTTGCACGATATGAGACACTGTGCTGAATCCGACAGCATCGGAGAACATCAGTATTATCGAA GTTTATTCTGGAAAGCACCGGAGTTATTGAGGAATCCCAACGCGCCGATCAGAGGCACCCAGGAAGGGGACATTTATTCGTTCGCTATCATTCTATTCGAAATAATTGGACGCAAAGGACCGTTCGGAGGAGTGCACCTAGAACCCAAAG ACATAATAGACCGAGTTAAGAGGTACCCGGGAGATGACGAGCCACCGTTTAGACCAAACATCGATATATTATCGGATTCGGAAGCTGACTGTGCCGACTATATCGTCAGCACTATAACTGACTGCTGGGCTGAAAGCCCCGAACTTAGACCTGACTTTAAAATGATAAGGACGCGTTTGAAGAAGATGAAAGCCGGTAGACACAGAAATATAATGGATCAGATGATGGACATGATGGAGAAATATGCTAACAACCTCGAAGATCTAGTCAGTGAGCGTACGCGCCTTCTCTTCGAGGAGAAACAGAAAACCGAAGATCTGCTCCACAGAATGTTACCCGA acctGTTGCCAATTGCCTTACAAATGGCATTGGAGTTGAGCCAGAAGCCTTTGATTTAGTCACAATATATTTCAGTGACATTGTAGGATTTACTGCAATGTCAGCTGAAAGCACACCGTTTCAG gttgttaattttttgaatgatcTTTACACTTTGTTTGATCGTATAATCAAGGGATATGACGTGTACAAAGTTGAAACGATCGGGGACGCCTACATGGTG GTTTCCGGATTACCTCTTAAAAACGGAAATAGACACGCTGGGGAAATAGCATCGATGTCCCTCGACTTATTGAACGCTGTTAAGAATCACACGATTGCTCATAGGCCGAACGAAACGCTAAAACTCCGGATTGGAATTCACACAG gCCCCGTAGTCGCCGGTGTCGTTGGTCTAACGATGCCGCGTTATTGTTTGTTCGGAGATACGGTTAATACGGCATCTCGTATGGAATCGAACGGCGAACCTCTCCGGATTCACATAAGCGCGCAATGCAAAGAAGCTCTGGACAAAGTCGGGGGATACATCGTCGAAGATCGCGGTTTGGTACATATGAAGGGGAAAGGAGAGGTAAAAACGTATTGGCTAACAGGGGCGACGGAAAAAGCGATACAAAAGCGCGAG GTGGATCTCGGTGAGCTTCCACCCTTATTCTGCCGACCAAGAAGAAGCCCCAAATTGAATCCCGACTCTAGACAAGCTTCGCTGTTGGCTGGCCTCGGAGGAGGAAGCCGGAGACAGTCGAGCGTTCCGAGACCAGGAAACGCTGATGATTCTTCTTCGCAATGCGGAGGATCGAGCCCCGTGCCTAGATCCGTAACGAGAAAGCTCGAGCGTGCTCCACTTTACCTTGTGGACAGTGTGTCGAAAACAACATTGGACAATTACGGAATGCTAGCGGACGAGACGGAGAAGAGAGCAGCGAACGTTAAACTAGCGTTGGACGATATGTTCGTTGACGCAAAGCCaaagtttagaaaaaatgCGAGAGTTCTTTCCACGATAGCATCTTCGTCAACGAGTGACTATCCATCCCCATCGAATTTAATCCGAGAATCTCGATCACTGGATCCATTCCCAACAGAACTTCAGGCTAACATCAGAAAGCTCGAATCTCCGCGTCTCGGTATAcgggaaagaaagaacaagAGTTTCAGGTCATTGGAGAATTGTGATAAGTGTAGCACAACCGGGGATAGTAAATCTGGCTCAAGGACAAAGGACGTCACTGGTAAAGTGTTAAATAACAATTACCCAAATGGGAATGTGATAATAGTGCCTGGGGCAGCAGACAATAATGTAACTAGTGCAGATGTAGACACCCCATTACTAACTGGAGACGGAAGTTGCGTAGGTGAAATGGTGCCGGTTAAACGATGGCGTTCGCTAGATCAAGTTGTGTCTACCCTTAGTACAACCGGAGACGTTCcggataaaaaatcatcggcaCGAAACTCTATAAGGAGTTGGCTCGTAAATCTATTTAACGGTAACGGACTTCGAAATAGCGACGTATCTTTGAGAAGGGGTGTCATAACAGGGTACGAGAtacagtccgaaagagaaagTATAGTTtga